In Blautia wexlerae DSM 19850, a single window of DNA contains:
- the rsxE gene encoding electron transport complex subunit RsxE: MKPNTPAERLYNGIIKENPTFVLMLGMCPTLAITTSATNGIGMGLTTTVILAASNLMISLLRNFIPDRVRMPAFIVVVASFVTVVQLLLQGFIPSLYDSLGIYIPLIVVNCIILGRAEAYASKNKPIASLFDGIGMGLGFTLSITCIGAVRELIGAGSLFGHQILPLADATAGKAGYEPITIFILAPGAFFVLAALSALQNKFKIGAAKRGIDPSNPDCGGSCAACGNTMCKGKRG; the protein is encoded by the coding sequence ATGAAACCAAACACACCTGCTGAACGTTTATATAACGGAATCATCAAAGAAAATCCTACCTTTGTACTGATGCTTGGTATGTGTCCTACACTGGCTATCACCACATCTGCAACCAATGGTATCGGAATGGGACTTACTACAACAGTGATCCTTGCAGCATCCAACTTAATGATCTCTCTTCTGAGAAACTTTATTCCGGACAGAGTGCGTATGCCTGCATTTATCGTAGTTGTTGCTTCCTTTGTAACAGTTGTACAGCTTCTTTTACAGGGATTTATCCCAAGCCTGTATGACTCCCTTGGAATCTATATTCCTCTGATCGTAGTTAACTGTATCATCCTTGGACGTGCAGAAGCATATGCATCCAAGAATAAACCGATTGCCTCTCTGTTTGATGGTATTGGTATGGGTCTTGGATTTACCTTAAGTATCACCTGTATCGGTGCAGTACGTGAGCTGATCGGCGCAGGTTCTCTGTTCGGACATCAGATCCTTCCTCTGGCAGATGCTACAGCAGGTAAGGCTGGTTATGAACCGATCACAATCTTTATCCTGGCACCCGGAGCATTCTTTGTTCTGGCAGCGCTTTCTGCATTACAGAACAAATTCAAAATCGGTGCAGCCAAACGTGGCATTGATCCAAGTAATCCTGATTGCGGCGGAAGCTGTGCAGCCTGTGGCAATACCATGTGTAAGGGAAAAAGGGGGTAA
- a CDS encoding RnfABCDGE type electron transport complex subunit G, with product MSNRIIKDTIAITVITLVAGLALGVVQDITADPIAKQEAQAKQDAYKAVFADADSFETVDVDADAMQSYLDENGYAAQSIDETMLAKDASGNELGYAFTVTTSEGYGGDIQFAMGIQDDGTLNGISILSIGETAGLGMRANTDAFKDQFKDKNVDKFEYTKTGATADDQIDALSGATITTNAMTNGVNAGLCAFQYEKGGNQ from the coding sequence ATGAGTAACAGAATTATCAAAGATACCATAGCCATTACAGTGATCACACTGGTGGCAGGACTTGCCCTTGGTGTAGTCCAGGATATTACGGCAGATCCTATTGCAAAGCAGGAAGCTCAGGCGAAACAGGATGCTTATAAGGCAGTATTTGCAGATGCGGACAGCTTTGAGACAGTGGATGTGGATGCGGATGCCATGCAGTCTTATCTGGATGAGAACGGATATGCGGCACAGTCCATAGATGAGACTATGCTTGCCAAGGATGCTTCAGGCAATGAACTGGGATATGCATTTACAGTAACCACTTCCGAGGGTTACGGCGGAGATATCCAGTTTGCAATGGGTATCCAGGATGACGGTACCTTAAATGGAATTTCCATTCTTTCCATCGGTGAGACCGCAGGTCTTGGTATGAGAGCAAACACAGATGCATTTAAGGATCAGTTCAAAGATAAGAACGTAGATAAATTTGAATATACAAAGACCGGTGCCACAGCGGATGATCAGATCGATGCGTTAAGTGGTGCCACTATTACAACGAATGCCATGACAAACGGTGTTAATGCCGGATTATGTGCATTCCAGTATGAGAAAGGGGGAAATCAGTGA
- the ruvB gene encoding Holliday junction branch migration DNA helicase RuvB: protein MEKRIITTDVTEEDFSLEGNLRPQTLDDYIGQEKTKSTLKVYIEAAKQRHDALDHVLFYGPPGLGKTTLSGIIANEMGVHMKVTSGPAIEKPGEMAAILNNLQEGDILFVDEIHRLNRQVEEVLYPAMEDYAIDIMIGKGASARSIRLDLPKFTLVGATTRAGLLSAPLRDRFGVMHHLEFYTHEELKTIIIRSAQVLGVEIDEKGAAEIAKRSRGTPRLANRLLKRVRDFAQVKYDGRITYDVACFALNLLEVDQYGLDKIDRRILQTMIVNFQGGPVGLETLAAAIGEDSGTLEDVYEPYLLQNGFLNRTPRGRMASALAYEHLGYQMPEKN, encoded by the coding sequence ATGGAGAAACGTATTATAACTACGGATGTGACGGAGGAGGATTTTTCTCTGGAGGGGAATCTCCGGCCGCAGACGTTGGATGATTATATTGGTCAGGAGAAGACCAAGAGTACTTTGAAGGTTTATATAGAGGCTGCGAAGCAGAGGCATGATGCATTGGATCATGTTTTGTTTTATGGTCCTCCAGGGCTTGGTAAGACTACTCTTTCGGGGATTATTGCCAATGAGATGGGGGTTCATATGAAGGTGACTTCCGGGCCGGCTATTGAGAAGCCGGGGGAGATGGCTGCAATCCTTAATAATCTGCAGGAGGGAGATATTCTGTTTGTGGATGAGATCCACCGCCTGAACAGGCAGGTGGAGGAGGTCCTTTATCCTGCTATGGAGGATTATGCTATTGATATTATGATCGGGAAGGGGGCTTCTGCCAGGTCTATACGTCTGGATCTGCCGAAGTTTACGCTGGTGGGGGCGACTACCAGGGCAGGACTTCTGTCTGCACCTCTTCGTGACCGTTTTGGTGTGATGCATCATCTGGAGTTTTATACTCATGAGGAGCTTAAGACGATCATTATCCGTTCTGCTCAGGTTCTTGGAGTGGAGATTGATGAGAAGGGTGCGGCTGAGATTGCCAAGAGATCCAGGGGAACTCCGAGGCTTGCCAACCGTCTGCTGAAGAGGGTTCGTGATTTTGCGCAGGTGAAGTATGATGGACGGATTACTTATGATGTGGCGTGTTTTGCGCTGAATCTTCTGGAAGTGGATCAGTATGGTCTGGATAAGATTGACAGAAGGATTCTTCAGACTATGATCGTGAATTTTCAGGGTGGTCCTGTGGGACTGGAGACTCTGGCTGCGGCGATAGGGGAGGATTCCGGTACGCTGGAGGATGTGTATGAGCCTTATCTGCTGCAGAATGGATTCCTGAACCGTACGCCGAGAGGACGTATGGCATCGGCGCTTGCGTATGAGCATCTGGGCTATCAGATGCCGGAGAAAAACTGA
- a CDS encoding FtsW/RodA/SpoVE family cell cycle protein: protein MINVIVELSKYVILTLMVIYTFHCFYLVKQQSEEERNESLRQQLMLIFFMDFTAFLVIYLKTGKFQVVLFYIEMMAFFAGIQILYRIFYKKASILLLNNMCMLLSVGFIMLCRLDVSTATRQLVIVAGVNVVALIVPVLIRKMKFLKDLTWVYAGIGIVLLAAVFVLAKTSYGAKLSLMGIQPSEAIKITFVFFMAALLRKGADFSKVVQATVVAGLHVGILVLSRDLGSAVIFFAAYLVMIYVASRNVGYLALGLAGGSAGAVVAYHLFGHVRQRVTAWKDPMAVYQNEGYQIVQSLFAIGTGGWFGMGLCQGSPEKIPVVKNDFIFSAICEELGGIFAICLILVCMSFFLMIVNIALKIKKPFYKLIALGLGTEYAFQVFLTIGGATKFIPMTGVTLPLVSYGGSSVACTVLMLAIIQGLYILREDEDEEIERYRRKGTAQRVEEAPEAQSPGDF from the coding sequence ATGATTAATGTAATTGTAGAATTATCCAAGTATGTGATCCTTACCCTGATGGTGATTTATACTTTTCACTGTTTCTATCTGGTGAAACAGCAGAGTGAGGAGGAGAGAAACGAATCGCTGCGCCAGCAGCTGATGCTTATCTTTTTTATGGATTTCACTGCGTTTCTGGTCATCTACCTGAAGACAGGTAAGTTTCAGGTCGTGTTGTTTTATATCGAAATGATGGCATTTTTTGCGGGAATCCAGATTTTGTACAGGATTTTTTATAAGAAAGCATCGATTTTACTGCTCAACAATATGTGCATGCTTCTCAGCGTAGGATTTATTATGCTGTGCAGGCTGGATGTTTCCACAGCTACCAGACAGCTGGTGATTGTGGCAGGCGTAAATGTGGTGGCATTGATCGTACCTGTCCTGATCAGGAAGATGAAATTTCTCAAGGACCTGACATGGGTTTATGCGGGAATCGGAATCGTTTTGCTGGCGGCGGTATTTGTGCTTGCAAAGACAAGCTATGGAGCAAAACTTTCCCTGATGGGAATCCAGCCTTCAGAGGCGATAAAGATTACATTTGTGTTCTTTATGGCGGCATTGCTGAGAAAAGGTGCTGATTTTTCAAAAGTGGTCCAGGCTACGGTAGTGGCGGGACTGCATGTGGGGATTCTTGTACTTTCCAGAGACCTTGGAAGTGCAGTGATCTTCTTTGCGGCATATCTTGTGATGATTTATGTGGCATCCAGAAATGTGGGATATCTGGCACTTGGTCTTGCAGGCGGATCTGCAGGGGCAGTTGTCGCATATCATCTGTTTGGCCATGTGCGTCAGAGAGTGACAGCCTGGAAGGATCCCATGGCGGTATATCAGAATGAAGGATACCAGATCGTCCAGTCACTGTTTGCCATTGGAACCGGCGGATGGTTTGGAATGGGATTGTGTCAGGGTTCGCCTGAGAAGATCCCTGTTGTCAAGAATGACTTTATATTCAGTGCAATCTGTGAGGAACTGGGTGGGATTTTTGCAATCTGCCTGATCCTGGTATGTATGAGTTTCTTTTTGATGATCGTAAATATTGCGCTTAAAATTAAGAAACCATTCTACAAACTGATCGCACTTGGACTTGGTACGGAATATGCATTTCAGGTATTTCTGACAATTGGCGGAGCAACGAAATTTATCCCTATGACAGGTGTAACTCTTCCTCTGGTCAGCTATGGAGGAAGTTCTGTCGCGTGTACAGTACTGATGCTGGCGATCATTCAGGGATTGTATATTTTGAGAGAAGATGAGGACGAAGAAATTGAGAGATATCGAAGAAAAGGAACGGCGCAGAGAGTTGAAGAAGCGCCAGAAGCGCAAAGCCCGGGAGATTTCTGA
- the rsxC gene encoding electron transport complex subunit RsxC codes for MGILTFKGGVHPYDGKELSKNSPVVKYLPKGDMVYPLSQHIGAPAAAIVQKGDHVLAGQKIADAAGFVSSPIHSSVSGTVKGIEPRLTATGSMVNSIIIENDQQYESVEFTPARLEDLSKEEILARIKEGGVVGMGGAGFPTQVKLAPKEPEKIDHILVNGAECEPYLTSDYRRMLDDSEKLIEGLRVMLKLFDNAKGYICIEDNKPDCIAKLKEMVKDIPRIEVAELMTKYPQGGERFLIKAVTDREINSAMLPADAGCVVDNVDTVIAVYEAVILGKPVMDRIVTVTGQGIKNPQNFDVLSGTDMAELIEAAGGLTDNVSKVISGGPMMGFAMYDTHVPCIKTSSACLCLEKDDVADAEQTACINCGRCVGVCPGHVIPARLATFAEHGDMKSFQKFDGMECCECGCCSYICPAKRPLTQMIKSMRKMVLASRKKK; via the coding sequence ATGGGAATTTTAACCTTTAAGGGTGGTGTTCATCCTTATGACGGAAAAGAATTATCCAAGAACAGTCCGGTAGTGAAATATCTGCCAAAGGGAGATATGGTATATCCTCTTTCCCAGCATATCGGTGCTCCGGCTGCAGCGATAGTTCAGAAGGGAGACCATGTGCTCGCAGGACAGAAGATCGCAGATGCTGCGGGGTTTGTCTCATCACCGATCCATTCGTCTGTTTCCGGTACGGTAAAAGGAATCGAACCGCGCCTGACAGCAACAGGTTCTATGGTCAATTCCATTATCATTGAGAATGACCAGCAGTATGAAAGTGTGGAATTTACTCCTGCACGTCTGGAAGATCTTTCGAAAGAGGAGATTTTGGCGAGAATTAAAGAAGGCGGAGTAGTGGGAATGGGCGGCGCCGGATTCCCCACACAGGTAAAGCTTGCGCCAAAGGAACCGGAGAAGATCGATCATATCCTTGTAAACGGTGCCGAGTGTGAACCCTATCTTACCAGTGACTACAGAAGAATGCTGGATGACTCTGAGAAGCTGATCGAGGGCTTAAGAGTTATGCTGAAGCTCTTTGACAATGCGAAGGGATATATCTGTATTGAGGATAACAAGCCTGACTGTATTGCGAAACTGAAAGAAATGGTAAAAGATATTCCACGTATTGAAGTAGCAGAGCTGATGACCAAGTACCCACAGGGTGGTGAGCGTTTCCTGATCAAAGCTGTCACAGACAGAGAGATCAACTCTGCCATGCTTCCGGCAGATGCAGGATGCGTAGTTGACAACGTAGATACCGTAATTGCTGTTTATGAAGCCGTTATCCTTGGAAAACCTGTTATGGACCGTATCGTGACAGTAACAGGACAGGGGATTAAGAATCCGCAGAACTTTGATGTCCTTTCCGGAACAGATATGGCAGAGCTTATAGAAGCTGCTGGCGGACTGACAGACAATGTATCCAAAGTAATTTCAGGTGGTCCTATGATGGGATTTGCCATGTATGACACTCATGTACCATGTATTAAGACAAGCTCCGCATGTCTCTGCCTGGAGAAGGATGATGTGGCAGATGCCGAACAGACTGCATGCATTAACTGCGGCAGATGTGTAGGAGTCTGTCCCGGCCATGTCATTCCTGCAAGACTTGCAACCTTTGCAGAGCATGGTGACATGAAGAGCTTCCAGAAATTTGATGGTATGGAGTGCTGCGAATGTGGCTGCTGCAGTTATATCTGCCCTGCCAAGCGTCCGCTGACCCAGATGATCAAATCTATGCGTAAGATGGTTCTGGCAAGCCGTAAGAAAAAGTAA
- a CDS encoding RnfABCDGE type electron transport complex subunit B, translating into MNIGAIIAATVLVAAVGLFIGVFLGVAGKKFAVEVDEKEVAVREALPGNNCGGCGYPGCDGLAAAIAKGEAPVNGCPVGGEPVGKVIAAIMGQEVVETARQVAYVKCAGTCEKTKDNYEYTGVEDCEMMAFIPGGGAKSCTYGCLGFGSCVKACPFGAIDVVNGVAVVDKEACKACGKCVAKCPKHLIELVPYEQTTFVQCSSHAKGKAVTSACEVGCIGCKKCEKTCPNGAITVDNFCAHIDYSKCTNCGACKEVCPRHIIQ; encoded by the coding sequence ATGAATATAGGAGCAATTATCGCGGCAACTGTACTGGTTGCGGCAGTAGGTCTTTTTATCGGTGTTTTCCTTGGTGTTGCCGGTAAGAAGTTTGCTGTGGAAGTGGATGAGAAGGAAGTTGCTGTTCGTGAGGCGCTTCCCGGTAATAACTGCGGTGGCTGTGGTTATCCCGGCTGTGATGGCCTGGCAGCAGCAATCGCCAAAGGTGAGGCACCTGTAAACGGATGTCCGGTAGGCGGTGAGCCAGTCGGGAAAGTGATCGCAGCGATCATGGGACAGGAAGTTGTGGAGACTGCCCGTCAGGTGGCGTATGTGAAGTGTGCGGGTACCTGTGAGAAGACGAAGGATAATTATGAGTATACAGGTGTGGAAGACTGTGAGATGATGGCTTTCATTCCCGGTGGTGGTGCGAAGTCCTGTACTTATGGATGCCTTGGTTTTGGAAGCTGCGTGAAGGCCTGTCCGTTTGGGGCGATTGATGTTGTGAACGGTGTGGCGGTTGTTGATAAGGAGGCTTGTAAGGCCTGCGGTAAGTGTGTTGCCAAGTGTCCGAAGCATCTGATCGAGCTTGTGCCCTATGAGCAGACTACGTTTGTGCAGTGTAGTTCTCATGCGAAAGGTAAGGCTGTTACTTCTGCGTGTGAGGTTGGCTGTATCGGATGTAAGAAGTGTGAGAAGACTTGCCCGAATGGGGCGATTACGGTTGATAATTTCTGTGCGCATATTGATTATAGTAAGTGTACGAATTGTGGGGCTTGTAAAGAGGTTTGTCCGAGACATATTATTCAGTAA
- the ruvA gene encoding Holliday junction branch migration protein RuvA has product MIAFVHGMAVDMTESSVVVEAGGIGYEIYMTGADLSEIRMGEDVKVHTYFSVREDAMKLYGFRTKDDLQMFKLLLGVNGVGPKAALGVLAGITADELRFAILSDDVKTLSKAPGIGKKTAQKLILELKDKMKLEDAFELKLVHEQERAAVGAGEVSDGRQEAVEALVALGYSSADALRAVRKVTDVSPDDVEGLLKAALKNF; this is encoded by the coding sequence ATGATTGCGTTTGTTCATGGAATGGCTGTGGATATGACTGAGAGCTCGGTGGTTGTTGAGGCCGGGGGGATTGGTTATGAGATATATATGACGGGGGCAGATTTGTCTGAGATTCGTATGGGGGAGGATGTGAAGGTCCATACTTATTTCAGTGTGAGAGAGGATGCCATGAAGTTGTATGGGTTCAGGACTAAGGATGATCTGCAGATGTTTAAGCTGCTTCTTGGCGTGAATGGTGTGGGGCCGAAGGCTGCGCTGGGGGTTCTGGCGGGGATTACGGCGGATGAATTGAGGTTTGCAATTCTTTCGGATGATGTGAAGACGTTGTCGAAGGCTCCGGGTATCGGGAAGAAGACTGCTCAGAAGCTGATCCTTGAACTGAAGGATAAGATGAAGCTGGAGGATGCGTTTGAATTGAAGCTGGTTCATGAGCAGGAGAGGGCAGCAGTGGGAGCCGGTGAGGTTTCGGATGGCAGGCAGGAAGCTGTTGAGGCTCTGGTTGCGCTGGGATACAGCAGTGCGGATGCGCTTCGTGCGGTGCGTAAGGTTACGGATGTGTCACCGGATGATGTGGAAGGTCTTTTGAAGGCTGCGCTGAAGAATTTTTAA
- the zapA gene encoding cell division protein ZapA — translation MAVKNTAKVIIGGKIITLGGYESEEYFQKVASYINKKMDELSAMPGYSRQPMETKHTLISLNITDDYFKAKKQAEVFEQDLQQKDQEMYDLKHELISLRMQIEEAQKHEQEALEQKSLLEGKNKELEKQIDELLK, via the coding sequence ATGGCGGTCAAAAATACAGCAAAGGTAATCATAGGTGGTAAGATTATTACGCTGGGAGGCTATGAATCGGAAGAATATTTTCAGAAAGTAGCATCCTATATAAATAAAAAGATGGATGAGTTAAGTGCTATGCCGGGTTACAGCAGACAGCCCATGGAGACCAAGCATACACTTATCAGCCTGAATATTACAGATGACTATTTTAAGGCAAAGAAACAGGCGGAGGTTTTTGAACAGGATTTACAGCAGAAGGATCAGGAGATGTATGATCTGAAGCATGAGCTGATCTCGCTTCGTATGCAGATTGAGGAAGCGCAGAAGCATGAACAGGAAGCCCTGGAACAGAAGAGCCTTCTGGAGGGAAAGAATAAGGAACTGGAAAAGCAGATTGATGAGCTGCTGAAATAA
- the rsxA gene encoding electron transport complex subunit RsxA, with protein MKELLIILVSSAIVNNVVLSQFLGLCPFLGVSKSVETAAGMGGAIIFVITLSSFVTGIIYNAILVPTNLTYLQTIVFILLIAALVQFVEMFLKKTMPSLYQALGVYLPLITTNCAVLGVALTNVQKEYNVLQGTVNGFATAVGFTISIVLMAGIREKIAYNDIPKSFQGFPTVLLTAGLMAIAFFGFSGLI; from the coding sequence ATGAAAGAACTTTTGATCATACTTGTAAGCTCAGCGATTGTAAATAACGTAGTCCTCAGCCAGTTCCTTGGCCTCTGTCCTTTCCTTGGTGTTTCCAAGAGTGTTGAGACAGCAGCCGGCATGGGCGGTGCGATCATTTTCGTTATTACACTGTCATCTTTTGTGACAGGTATTATTTACAATGCTATCCTGGTTCCTACGAACCTGACTTATCTGCAGACTATCGTATTCATCCTGCTGATCGCGGCGCTGGTACAGTTTGTAGAGATGTTCCTTAAGAAGACAATGCCTTCCCTGTATCAGGCACTTGGTGTGTATCTTCCGCTGATCACAACAAACTGTGCGGTTCTTGGTGTTGCCCTTACAAACGTGCAGAAAGAGTATAATGTTCTTCAGGGAACAGTGAACGGATTTGCAACAGCAGTGGGATTTACTATTTCCATCGTGCTGATGGCTGGTATCCGTGAGAAAATCGCATACAATGACATTCCAAAATCCTTCCAGGGATTCCCTACAGTTCTGCTGACAGCCGGACTGATGGCAATTGCCTTCTTCGGATTTTCAGGACTGATTTAA
- a CDS encoding U32 family peptidase, translating to MKREEIELLAPAGSYEGFEAAIGAGADAVYVGGVAFGARAYAKNFGEEELLRAIDTAHIHGRKLYLTVNTLLKNRELSEQLYDYLLPYYKEGLDAVIVQDMGVFKMIREMFPGMHLHASTQMTVTGPEGMKFLEEQGASRVVTARELSLEEIRRMHETSPIEIESFVHGALCYSYSGQCLMSSILGGRSGNRGRCAQPCRLPYQTALCCGENGRRSEKRKAQELCPLSLKDISTIEILPQILEVGVTSLKIEGRMKQPGYTAGVTSVYRKYLDLLFEKGAENYRVAEEDKRYLLDLFNRGGSCTGYYQMQNGPSMMAFSNEKKTGDVSPVLRKKKEKIQGTFILFPGSPAILDVSCRGIHGFASVGEVQYAQNQPLTEERIRSQMEKLGNTEYEWENLEIQMDENIFIPMKMLNEARREALESLENELLKPYKREENNGKKRLSEDAGRKADSPKQKNLPIYISCEEKSTALALYKREGIHGMYLNADAMEVCLDDCVSRGMEMYLSLPHIMRGEMPRELLTRIREWMDRGMTGFLVRNLETFAVLRKAGLAEKCVLDHSMYTWNDEAADFWKDQKVLRNTVPLELNEGEIRHRDNRDSEMLIYGYLPLMISAQCVHKNLYGCNHKEEGVTLKDRYDKEFTAKCICNPWKTENTDFCIPCYNIIYNSIPYGLLKEKSQIDRLGVSSLRLAFTIEKPQDAVKIYEEFRAVYRDGKNPPKREYTKGHFKRGAE from the coding sequence TTGAAAAGAGAAGAGATTGAACTTCTGGCACCTGCCGGTTCCTATGAGGGATTTGAGGCAGCGATCGGTGCAGGTGCAGATGCGGTTTATGTAGGGGGAGTAGCCTTTGGCGCGCGGGCTTATGCGAAGAATTTCGGAGAGGAAGAGCTTTTGCGTGCCATTGATACTGCTCATATCCATGGCAGGAAACTTTATCTGACAGTGAATACGCTGTTGAAGAACAGGGAACTGTCTGAACAGTTGTATGATTATCTGCTTCCATATTATAAGGAAGGTCTGGATGCGGTGATCGTTCAGGATATGGGTGTGTTTAAGATGATCAGGGAGATGTTTCCGGGTATGCATCTTCATGCCAGCACGCAGATGACTGTGACAGGTCCGGAGGGGATGAAGTTTCTGGAAGAACAGGGTGCTTCCAGAGTGGTAACTGCCAGAGAGCTTTCCCTTGAGGAAATCCGGAGGATGCATGAGACAAGTCCTATCGAGATTGAATCTTTTGTCCATGGAGCTTTATGTTACAGTTATTCGGGACAGTGCCTGATGAGCAGTATCCTGGGTGGAAGAAGCGGTAACAGAGGAAGGTGTGCACAGCCTTGCCGTCTGCCTTACCAGACGGCGCTTTGTTGCGGGGAAAATGGCAGACGGTCAGAGAAAAGGAAAGCGCAAGAACTATGTCCTCTGAGTCTGAAAGATATTTCTACGATAGAGATTCTTCCGCAGATTCTGGAGGTTGGTGTTACTTCTCTTAAGATAGAGGGCAGGATGAAGCAGCCGGGATATACAGCAGGGGTAACTTCTGTATATCGGAAGTACCTGGATCTTCTTTTTGAGAAGGGAGCTGAGAATTACAGGGTAGCAGAGGAGGATAAGAGATATCTGCTGGATCTGTTTAACAGGGGAGGTTCCTGTACCGGTTATTATCAGATGCAGAATGGTCCGTCCATGATGGCATTCAGTAATGAGAAGAAAACAGGAGATGTCAGTCCTGTATTAAGAAAAAAGAAAGAAAAAATTCAGGGAACATTCATTCTTTTTCCAGGAAGTCCTGCTATACTGGATGTGTCATGCAGGGGAATCCATGGATTTGCGTCTGTGGGTGAGGTACAGTATGCGCAGAACCAGCCGCTGACAGAAGAGCGCATCCGTTCACAGATGGAGAAGCTTGGAAATACAGAATATGAGTGGGAAAATCTGGAAATCCAGATGGATGAGAATATTTTTATCCCGATGAAAATGCTGAATGAGGCGAGAAGAGAGGCACTGGAATCGCTGGAAAATGAATTGCTCAAACCATATAAGAGAGAAGAAAATAATGGGAAGAAACGCTTATCAGAGGATGCCGGAAGAAAAGCAGATTCGCCAAAGCAGAAAAATCTTCCGATTTATATTTCCTGTGAAGAAAAATCCACTGCACTGGCGTTATATAAAAGAGAGGGGATACATGGAATGTATCTGAACGCTGATGCCATGGAGGTCTGCCTGGATGACTGTGTAAGCAGAGGAATGGAGATGTATCTGTCTCTTCCGCATATTATGAGAGGTGAGATGCCCCGGGAGCTTCTTACCAGGATCAGAGAGTGGATGGACAGAGGAATGACAGGATTTCTGGTAAGAAATCTGGAGACTTTTGCAGTTCTGCGAAAGGCAGGTCTGGCTGAGAAATGTGTTCTGGATCACAGTATGTATACATGGAATGATGAAGCTGCTGATTTCTGGAAAGATCAGAAAGTCCTCAGAAATACGGTACCGCTTGAGCTGAACGAAGGGGAAATCCGCCACAGAGATAACCGGGACAGCGAGATGCTGATCTACGGATATCTGCCTCTTATGATATCGGCCCAGTGTGTGCATAAAAATCTTTACGGATGTAATCATAAGGAAGAAGGGGTAACTTTAAAAGACCGTTACGATAAAGAATTTACGGCGAAATGTATATGTAACCCATGGAAAACTGAGAATACAGATTTCTGTATACCCTGCTATAATATCATTTACAACAGTATCCCTTACGGCCTGTTGAAAGAGAAATCACAGATAGACAGACTTGGTGTCTCTTCCCTGAGACTTGCATTTACCATTGAGAAGCCTCAGGATGCGGTGAAGATATATGAAGAGTTCAGAGCTGTTTATCGTGATGGGAAGAATCCTCCGAAACGGGAATATACAAAGGGACATTTTAAAAGAGGAGCCGAGTAA
- a CDS encoding RnfABCDGE type electron transport complex subunit D encodes MDQMLHVSSNPHVRDKMTTSKIMQLVALALLPATLFGIYNFGLRALLVVVITVASSVFFEWIYDKLMHKKNTITDFSAVVTGLLLALNMPASIPLWMPVLGSAFAIIVVKQLFGGLGQNFMNPALAGRCFLMISFAGKMTDFAVSDSFRGVVDTVSGATPLAALKQNGFTDSSVSVLHMFIGDIQGTIGETSALAILIGAAILLVFKVIDLKIPLTYIGSFAVFVILYMLGTGKGFDVNYLFSHIFGGGLMLGAWFMATDYVTTPITPRGQYVYGVCLGVLTAVFRLFGGSAEGVSYAIIFCNLLVPMIERVTRHPAFGKGGKKA; translated from the coding sequence ATGGATCAGATGTTACATGTATCATCCAATCCCCATGTCCGGGATAAGATGACAACAAGCAAAATCATGCAGCTTGTGGCACTGGCGCTTCTGCCGGCCACACTGTTTGGAATTTATAATTTTGGCCTTCGTGCCTTACTGGTAGTAGTGATCACCGTCGCTTCCAGTGTATTCTTTGAGTGGATTTATGACAAGCTGATGCATAAGAAGAACACAATTACAGACTTCAGTGCAGTTGTTACAGGTTTATTACTTGCATTAAATATGCCTGCATCAATTCCGCTCTGGATGCCTGTACTTGGCAGTGCATTTGCGATTATCGTTGTAAAACAGCTCTTCGGTGGTCTGGGACAGAACTTCATGAACCCGGCACTTGCAGGAAGATGTTTCCTGATGATCTCTTTCGCAGGAAAGATGACAGATTTCGCAGTAAGCGACAGCTTCAGAGGTGTGGTAGATACTGTATCCGGTGCAACTCCTCTGGCAGCTCTGAAACAGAATGGATTTACAGACAGTTCTGTATCTGTATTACATATGTTTATCGGTGATATCCAGGGAACTATCGGTGAGACTTCTGCCCTTGCGATCCTGATCGGAGCAGCAATCCTTCTGGTTTTCAAGGTGATCGATCTGAAGATTCCGCTTACCTATATTGGAAGTTTCGCAGTATTTGTAATCCTTTACATGCTTGGAACAGGCAAGGGATTTGACGTGAACTATCTGTTCAGCCACATCTTCGGCGGTGGTCTTATGCTTGGTGCATGGTTTATGGCTACAGACTATGTCACAACACCGATCACACCAAGAGGACAGTATGTATACGGTGTCTGTCTTGGTGTACTGACTGCGGTCTTCCGTCTCTTTGGCGGTTCCGCAGAGGGCGTATCCTATGCGATCATTTTCTGCAACCTGTTAGTTCCGATGATTGAACGTGTGACTCGTCACCCGGCATTTGGGAAAGGGGGCAAAAAGGCATGA